AAACAAACGTAGAGCATGGCTGCAAAAAAAAGTATGCATAAAACCATTTCAATGATCAGGCTTCTTTTCAGTTTGCTGATCACAGAATGTGTTTTCTTCTTCAGTAATACAGAAAGATCAGCATCGCTGCGACTGGCATGATCCGTTGCCAGTTTCTGATTGAGTTGATATTTTAGTTCATCCAATTCCATAACACTTCATTTATGCGGGGGTCATATATTTTTGTGTGGATTCTTTCAGCTTTGTTTTGATGCGGTTCATTTTCACCGCAACATTATTAGCAGTAATACCCATCATTTCTCCAATATCATTGTAGTTATAATCTTCCAGATACAGCATCACGATGGCCTTATCAATTTTTGATAATTCGCCGATCGCTGCGTACATGGCTTTTACCTGTTCTTCGATGGGGTCGTAAGCATCATTGGCATTGAAGTCGGGTACTGCTTCGGTAGAAAAAATATCCGGTTGTCTTTTTTCTTTTCGGAAAAAAGTAATGGCGGTATTCAATGCAACGCGGTAGAGCCAGGTAGAGAATTTTGCATCACCTCTGAAATTACCATACGCTTTCCAAGCTTGTAACGTGATCTCCTGAAACAGGTCTTCACGATCAGCATGTGCATCCATATAAAGATTACACACTTTATGGATGATGCGTTGGTGCTCGTTAAGTAATGCTATGAATTCCTTCTCCTTGGACATCTAGCTAAATTAGTACAATACAGGGGTGAGTGTATAGCCTTGTTTTCTCAGTAGTTCAAGTACACCTTCATTACCACCTAAGTGACCTGCTCCTACAGCAAAAAAACTTGGCTTTTCATGAATGGCTTTTTCAATGACAGGAATCCATCTTTTATTTCTCTTGATCAGCATATCTGTTTCAAACTGATCATTTCCATTACTATTTTCTTTGATGAAATCATATAGCTTGTCAGCATTGTTCTGTTTGTAAACATCCACCATCTTGGTCATCACTTGTTTTACGCTATCGTATGATAGCACCATTCTTTTTAAAGAATGCAACTGAGAATCCAGGGGTTGACTATTGATCGCAGCTATCTGATCATCGATGGTTTCAAGACCTAAAATGGGCAGTTTTTTTTCTTGAGCCAGCTTTACAAATTCACTCTCAGGCTGAACTTTATCTGCACATTCAATACTACTCATCGTTAATAAACTCAAAGGCATGAATGGCGTGAATTGATTGAACATTTGAAATGACATGCCTGTGATCCGCTGGAACTGCTCACTGATAGCACTGAATTCAGACTCGCTCATCAGGTCTTTTAGTGTTTTATCCTTTAAGCGCATTTTACCCATCAACGACATTTGTAAAGTCGGGTCGTCCATGTCGAGTTCGCCGTAAAACTGTTCTGTATTTTGGAGCTTTTCTTTGAGTTTATCCGTAATTGAAAAATCAGATCTACACATCATATGAAAAGTGCCGAATACAAAAGAGGGGCGGGAGAGGTCTTTGCCACTGATCATCCATAATAATGAATTTTTGGGCTGCTCTTGGCTAAAAGAAGATGTGTTACTAAAAGTTAGGGCCGATATCAGTAATATGAAAAATCTGGATAACATATTGATGGTCTTTGCTTTTTGCATGTGTCGTTCAAGAACGCAAAATATTACTAAACGACAAAAAAAGCCCCGGGTAGAAACCCGGGGCGTAACCAAAACCAACTGCATGTATGTGTCTGGTGAGACACTACTATGAAAATTTTATAAGATCGAAATCTCTTTCGGAGATACTTTTATTTCTTCTTTTTTTGGCAGATATACTTTCAATACGCCGTTTTCATAACGCGCTTGAATACCGTCTGCATTGATCTTTTCATCGATCGTGAAACTGCGCTTGAATGAGCGGAAGCTGAATTCTCTTCTGATTGTTTTGTAATCTTTTTGTTCCTGACTTTCCTTTTTCTCATAGCTGATCGTCAATAAGCCGTTCTCAATATTCACCTTGAAGTCCTCTTTGTTCCTTCCAGGAGCATTCAATTCCAAGTGATAACCTTCATTGGTCTCATGAATGTTGACAGGAACTACAGCATAAGCCTGGTTCGCGTCTCTACCCCATGTTGCAGGGAAATGATTAAAGAGTTCGTCGAAAAGACTGTTAAAAGGAACGGTGTTGTGTTTTACAAGTGTCATATTCTTATGTTTTTAGTTTTTAAATGATTACCCTTACTATTCTTCAAAGGATGTACCATTGGCAATTTTGATCCAATAATGAGGCAGGATGGCAATTCTAATCTTAAAAAAGAGACAAAATGACGCTTTTAGGTATTTCTTAGCGACAAAATGGCTTTATTATGCTTTTTTTAGTGTTACAACTTTTAATAGTAATTTTGTGTTGTACTAAATAAACAAGCAATTATGTATCCCGCAGAGATAGTATTACCGATGAAAGCAGAGTTGACCGACAATGGTTTTGAAGAGCTGACCACCGCTGATTCGGTTGATCAAACATTAAAACAGGAAGGTACCACATTGGTGGTTATTAATTCCGTATGTGGTTGTGCAGCAGGCACTTGCAGACCTGGAGTTTTGATGGCTGTTCAAAATGCCACAAAGCGTCCAGACAGGCTTACCACTAGTTTCGCAGGCTTTGATATGGAGGCTGTGAATCAGGTTCGTAAGCACACATTACCTTATCCACCATCATCTCCGGCCATCGCTTTGTTCAAGGATGGACAATTAGTGAGTATGGTAGAGCGCCATCAGATCGAAGGTCGTCCGGCTCAGGTCATCGCACAGCACCTGATTTCGGTTTTTGATGAGCATTGCAATTAATTTTTACCTTAGTTTTGTTCACGGATGGGTTAGTAAGTATAGGCTCTGCTTTGGCAGAGCCTCTTTTTTTGTTCATATGAAAGCGGCTTTCCGTATCATAAATTCTGATTATCATTGCATCACTCAAAGTTTGCATGATCTATAGACCCTTTAACTATGTATCCTAATTTATACTACGCCTTCAAAGACATATTTGGAATAGAACTGGAAGGATTGAAACTTGTCAACAGCTTTGGATTCTTTGTAGCACTTTCTTTTATTCTTTCCGCATGGATACTGACCCTCGAATTGAAAAGAAAGCAAAACCAGGGTCTCTTCACATTTACAGAAGAAAAGATTTTTGTTGGAGCACCGGCATCCTTTAGTGAATTATTGATCAATTTTTTACTGGGTTTTGTTTTTGGTTATAAGATCATTGGTGCGTTCGTAACCGATGATGCATTCAATGATCCTCAAGCATTTATCTTGTCTTCAAAAGGTAGTTTAGCGATGGGATTATTGGTGGGATTGGTTTTTGGAGGATTGAAATGGTGGGAAAAACAAAAACAAAAATTGGATAAGCCGGAAGAAAGAGTGATCCGTATCTGGCCTCATGATAGAGTAGGAGA
Above is a genomic segment from Sediminibacterium sp. KACHI17 containing:
- a CDS encoding TraB/GumN family protein produces the protein MLSRFFILLISALTFSNTSSFSQEQPKNSLLWMISGKDLSRPSFVFGTFHMMCRSDFSITDKLKEKLQNTEQFYGELDMDDPTLQMSLMGKMRLKDKTLKDLMSESEFSAISEQFQRITGMSFQMFNQFTPFMPLSLLTMSSIECADKVQPESEFVKLAQEKKLPILGLETIDDQIAAINSQPLDSQLHSLKRMVLSYDSVKQVMTKMVDVYKQNNADKLYDFIKENSNGNDQFETDMLIKRNKRWIPVIEKAIHEKPSFFAVGAGHLGGNEGVLELLRKQGYTLTPVLY
- a CDS encoding BrxA/BrxB family bacilliredoxin translates to MYPAEIVLPMKAELTDNGFEELTTADSVDQTLKQEGTTLVVINSVCGCAAGTCRPGVLMAVQNATKRPDRLTTSFAGFDMEAVNQVRKHTLPYPPSSPAIALFKDGQLVSMVERHQIEGRPAQVIAQHLISVFDEHCN
- a CDS encoding Hsp20/alpha crystallin family protein, producing MTLVKHNTVPFNSLFDELFNHFPATWGRDANQAYAVVPVNIHETNEGYHLELNAPGRNKEDFKVNIENGLLTISYEKKESQEQKDYKTIRREFSFRSFKRSFTIDEKINADGIQARYENGVLKVYLPKKEEIKVSPKEISIL
- a CDS encoding sigma-70 family RNA polymerase sigma factor, whose amino-acid sequence is MSKEKEFIALLNEHQRIIHKVCNLYMDAHADREDLFQEITLQAWKAYGNFRGDAKFSTWLYRVALNTAITFFRKEKRQPDIFSTEAVPDFNANDAYDPIEEQVKAMYAAIGELSKIDKAIVMLYLEDYNYNDIGEMMGITANNVAVKMNRIKTKLKESTQKYMTPA